Proteins encoded by one window of Puntigrus tetrazona isolate hp1 chromosome 17, ASM1883169v1, whole genome shotgun sequence:
- the LOC122362070 gene encoding uncharacterized protein LOC122362070 translates to MNNFERILAEQVRRHRHLYDPNMRHHSDLPLIQKAWNDVAAATGKDEAECRKVWKNLRDKFVRIKKRVRARSSDPSSYKIMAELAWLTQFVKHREKGTIVKDVCKVVSIEELLKSNSFSVSPASGTSETVISGSPLPPSLRPSSSSLPPTPSAPLQPCPSPKRSPSPCSISAFPAPSISPCSNASPSSTSLMPKRKCTTEDALLKILEQLDWERERAMQRDNEDYRFAVVIADMLAKIEPQVKSEVKFKIYQMLYEAGQTEQT, encoded by the exons atgaataactttGAGAGAATATTAGCGGAGCAAGTGCGTCGACACAGGCACCTCTATGATCCGAATATGCGCCATCACAGTGACCTTCCGTTGATTCAAAAAGCGTGGAACGATGTCGCTGCCGCCACGGGAAAAGACGAGGCTGAGTGCCGGAAAGTGTGGAAGAACTTAAGAGACAAGTTTGTGCGGATCAAGAAGAGGGTGCGCGCGAGAAGCAGCGATCCAAGTTCATACAAGATCATGGCTGAGCTGGCATGGTTAACCCAATTTGTTAAACATCGGGAAAAAGGCACAATTGTGAAg GATGTGTGTAAAGTGGTCTCCATTGAGGAACTACTGAAGTCAAACAGCTTCTCAGTCTCTCCAGCATCAGGAACATCAGAGACTGTGATTTCTGGTAGCCCTCTACCTCCGTCCCTCAGGCCATCGTCATCTTCTCTTCCACCCACCCCATCCGCTCCCCTTCAGCCCTGTCCATCACCTAAACGCAGCCCCTCACCCTGTTCAATTTCAGCTTTCCCTGCCCCAAGCATTTCACCCTGTTCTAATGCATCCCCATCTTCTACCAGCTTAATGCCTAAGAGAAAGTGCACCACTGAAGATGCCTTGCTGAAGATCCTGGAGCAGCTGGACTGGGAGAGGGAGAGGGCTATGCAGCGGGACAATGAGGATTACAGATTCGCTGTTGTCATTGCTGACATGTTGGCAAAAATTGAACCTCAGGTGAAGTCTGAGGTTAAGTTCAAGATCTATCAAATGCTGTATGAGGCTGGGCAAACAGAACAAACGTAA
- the mtfr1l gene encoding mitochondrial fission regulator 1-like, whose translation METEAEVIPIWQNKPHGSTRSVVRRIGSTLPLKPCPRACFQELPGLPSMRSMDGPLVPTLADIAWIADDEEETYARVRSDTRPLRHEWRPTPLLVMHRNSSVPNFRREGRRVEGLRKPGVTALNRTTALQDELSRLRAQIAKIVAAESDSNPITPDLLSPDDTSVGFSMAHFETAAYQPAPTASFVISDVTEEEEEEEEEEEEEEEEVSELVPDPMPPVSMTASATFDLDRPTMDFREPEEDTVSLSKSTSFADVMDILKDMNRMKMSKDRYNRGCTSLREEDSASLISEALRKKFILKDDDISMRK comes from the exons ATGGAAACAGAAGCT GAGGTAATCCCTATTTGGCAAAATAAACCACATGGATCAACTCGTAGCGTGGTGAGACGAATCGGCTCGACACTGCCTCTTAAACCCTGTCCCAGAGCTTGTTTCCag GAACTCCCAGGGCTTCCATCAATGCGTTCCATGGACGGTCCTTTGGTGCCTACGTTGGCAGATATTGCCTGGATTGCCGATGATGAGGAGGAGACATATGCCAGAGTCAG GAGTGACACACGTCCCCTGAGACATGAGTGGAGGCCAACGCCACTGCTGGTTATGCACAGGAACTCATCTGTGCCAAACTTCAGACGAGAAGGCAGGCGAGTCGAGGGTCTGAGGAAACCAGGAGTAACCGCTTTAAACCGCACTACAGCTTTACAAGATGAGCTGAGTCGACTCCGAGCCCAAATCGCCAAGATTGTCGCTGCAGAATCGG ATTCGAATCCCATAACCCCTGACCTGCTGTCGCCCGACGACACTAGTGTGGGTTTCTCCATGGCTCATTTTGAGACTGCTGCTTACCAGCCAGCTCCCACAGCCTCATTTGTCATCAGTGATGTCacagaggaggaagaagaggaagaggaggaggaagaggaagaggaggaggaagtgtCAGAGCTAGTGCCCGATCCTATGCCACCAGTTTCAATGACTGCATCTGCGACTTTTGATCTTGATCGCCCTACTATGGACTTCCGAGAGCCAGAGGAAGACACTGTTTCACTTTCAAAATCAACAAGCTTCGCTGATGTCATGGACATCCTGAAAGATATGAACCGCATGAAGATGAGCAAGGACAG ATATAACCGTGGCTGCACCTCACTGAGGGAGGAGGATTCTGCCTCTCTTATATCTGAAGCATTGAGGAAGAAATTCATTCTGAAGGATGATGACATCAGTATGAGGAAATAA